The Streptomyces avermitilis MA-4680 = NBRC 14893 genome contains a region encoding:
- a CDS encoding DUF2207 domain-containing protein, translating into MSAAKDESPRDIWTLARRRRINDPLAITFVTLLLGGLVALGWVSGNVERVNTMWVGAEVAADGSVRVTEVIDYDFGYPDATRHGVYRDVPGLYSDQETAKVVATMDGHRVPWEFDAGDYYEEPDGRREIATRVKVGDPDRSVTGVHRYRIEYTLTDVVKNGKLAWDAVGTGWRVDRSDVEIHVVAPYDLTGTRCVQGTNGSEDGCTAKKAAPGHLAVTLDKLKGREGVTLYTSRGAKLTGAKPALPALPSGKAVGAAVPHPLWVGLLAFLFALACALVTVQLLRFLGRDRIAEEGTDGAPGRTRRVDLDRRAASLTPSLVPPEGLTPAQGGILLSEGVGHHHKVAWLLGAAADGHITVEGTDQHPTLRRRDPADAPADPVARVVFGSIFSGRDTCTLGWYDPQFRSAWESLTRALEQWQADSGLWDAAAARRSRLGRPVGLAATLLGFVVAGLGAWVGGGRNAVGWPILAVGLIAVSVGYALRRRSWELETRSPRGAALWLRTEAFRRYLADPAALQADEPLDEERMELYTAWAVALDVGQAWEKAIADSTTVPEHRSAVTSRIAPALAVGLLLHTARASTAPASSSGGGGGGGGGGGGDVGGGSGGGGGGSW; encoded by the coding sequence TTGAGTGCCGCAAAAGACGAGAGCCCCAGGGACATTTGGACCCTGGCCCGCAGACGCAGGATCAACGACCCGCTCGCGATCACCTTTGTCACGCTGTTGCTCGGCGGTCTCGTCGCGCTCGGCTGGGTGAGCGGGAACGTGGAGCGCGTCAACACCATGTGGGTGGGCGCCGAGGTCGCCGCGGACGGCAGTGTTCGGGTCACCGAGGTCATCGACTACGACTTCGGGTACCCCGACGCGACTCGGCACGGCGTCTACCGCGACGTGCCGGGTCTGTACAGCGACCAGGAGACCGCCAAGGTCGTCGCGACCATGGATGGCCACCGCGTTCCGTGGGAGTTCGACGCGGGCGACTACTACGAGGAGCCGGACGGCCGACGGGAGATCGCCACCCGCGTCAAGGTGGGCGACCCCGACCGCTCCGTCACCGGCGTGCACCGGTACCGCATCGAGTACACGCTCACGGACGTCGTGAAGAACGGCAAACTCGCTTGGGACGCCGTCGGCACGGGATGGCGGGTGGACCGCTCCGACGTCGAGATCCATGTCGTGGCGCCCTACGACCTCACCGGCACGCGCTGCGTGCAGGGCACCAACGGGTCGGAGGACGGATGTACGGCCAAGAAGGCCGCACCCGGCCACCTCGCCGTCACGCTCGACAAGCTCAAGGGGCGTGAGGGCGTCACTCTGTACACCTCCCGTGGGGCGAAGCTGACCGGCGCGAAGCCCGCCCTGCCCGCGCTGCCCTCCGGGAAAGCCGTCGGCGCCGCCGTCCCGCATCCGCTGTGGGTGGGCCTGCTCGCCTTCCTCTTCGCCCTGGCCTGCGCCCTGGTGACGGTTCAACTGCTGCGCTTCCTCGGCCGTGACCGGATCGCCGAGGAGGGCACTGACGGGGCGCCCGGCAGGACCCGGCGTGTGGACCTCGACCGGCGCGCCGCCTCGCTCACCCCGTCCCTCGTGCCCCCCGAGGGATTGACCCCGGCCCAGGGCGGGATCCTCCTCTCCGAAGGCGTAGGGCACCACCACAAGGTGGCCTGGCTGCTGGGCGCGGCCGCCGACGGCCACATCACCGTCGAGGGGACCGACCAGCACCCCACGCTGAGACGCCGGGATCCGGCCGACGCCCCGGCGGACCCGGTCGCGAGAGTCGTCTTCGGCAGCATCTTCTCGGGGCGCGACACCTGCACCCTGGGCTGGTACGACCCGCAGTTCAGGTCGGCCTGGGAGAGTCTCACCCGCGCGCTGGAACAGTGGCAGGCGGACAGCGGCCTGTGGGACGCGGCCGCCGCGCGTCGTTCCCGTCTCGGACGGCCCGTCGGCCTCGCCGCCACCTTGCTCGGCTTTGTCGTCGCAGGGCTCGGAGCCTGGGTCGGCGGCGGCCGGAACGCGGTCGGCTGGCCGATCCTCGCCGTAGGCCTGATCGCCGTGAGTGTCGGCTACGCGCTGCGGCGGCGCTCCTGGGAACTTGAGACCCGCAGCCCTCGCGGCGCCGCCCTCTGGCTCCGGACCGAGGCGTTCCGGCGTTACCTCGCCGACCCGGCCGCGCTCCAGGCGGACGAGCCCCTGGACGAGGAACGGATGGAGCTGTACACGGCCTGGGCGGTGGCCCTGGACGTGGGCCAGGCCTGGGAGAAGGCGATCGCCGACTCGACCACCGTCCCCGAACACCGGTCGGCCGTGACCTCCCGGATTGCCCCGGCCCTGGCCGTGGGCCTGCTCCTCCACACCGCGCGCGCCAGCACCGCCCCGGCGTCCAGCAGCGGCGGTGGCGGAGGAGGTGGAGGCGGTGGTGGTGGTGACGTCGGCGGTGGCTCCGGGGGCGGCGGCGGCGGCTCCTGGTGA
- a CDS encoding tetratricopeptide repeat protein, protein MARRKQVDPTMALLETAIKATAKGGIGKLRQRSRGQVPYYEEYPALKRETWRPDIRAAVLANQRVGLHRKLMKTAAAADLYPTSIGTDAIVYPSPGPSPLDILPLTNEGKPVPGTFRLGVSLIRSAVRNADDTTDDRWSERDWQQAAQRAFTALGEQHRNSPGSVGCCWLPACARACAWPATTDWTSAGSSRRPGPASATPCGNPLAPPDTDSTGLDTAADALVELLSALARRQHQHRSRTVARLTTVINSRLLPDDLQHMALYYRAKAHRDLGDSPASRAGMQAVADSQGRLAPAARRGLAHLARMAGDFPTALTTAHTLGWEGRHHRVQGDTWWPHGDMDRAAAAYAAARDEAEHHGVTGERGNSQAHRAFALAFTDPAVADSELALAEQLLAGVDLRATTLITHIAALARDAGRTDADIDDRAQVLRAEIRTAGVTYTELALDLTLAFHHAVRNDQDQVATTIAWLRENTRSGAFPYYSEIAAFMAGLPLPQASSTRWIDDEPATRQRWHALVTNRRQHLHTQR, encoded by the coding sequence ATGGCGCGGCGCAAGCAGGTCGATCCGACGATGGCGTTGCTGGAGACCGCGATCAAGGCGACGGCGAAGGGCGGCATCGGCAAGCTGCGCCAGCGCAGCCGGGGCCAGGTGCCGTACTACGAGGAGTACCCGGCGCTGAAGCGGGAGACGTGGCGCCCCGACATCCGGGCCGCCGTGCTCGCGAACCAGCGCGTGGGCCTGCACCGCAAGCTGATGAAGACGGCGGCCGCCGCCGACCTCTACCCGACCTCCATCGGCACCGACGCGATCGTCTACCCCTCGCCCGGCCCGTCCCCGCTGGACATCCTGCCGCTCACCAACGAAGGCAAGCCCGTGCCGGGCACGTTCCGGCTCGGTGTCTCGCTGATCCGTTCCGCCGTACGCAACGCCGACGACACCACCGATGACCGCTGGAGTGAGCGCGACTGGCAGCAGGCTGCGCAGCGCGCCTTCACCGCCCTTGGCGAACAGCACCGCAACTCCCCCGGCTCGGTAGGCTGCTGCTGGTTGCCTGCCTGCGCCAGGGCCTGCGCCTGGCCCGCGACCACCGACTGGACCTCGGCTGGCTCATCCCGGCGGCCTGGACCTGCGTCAGCGACTCCGTGTGGGAACCCCCTCGCCCCACCCGACACCGACAGCACGGGACTGGACACGGCCGCCGACGCCCTGGTCGAACTCCTCAGCGCGCTCGCCCGCCGTCAGCACCAGCACCGCTCGCGCACCGTCGCCCGCCTCACCACAGTCATCAACAGCCGCCTGCTCCCTGACGACCTGCAGCACATGGCTCTGTACTACCGGGCCAAGGCCCACCGCGATCTTGGGGACAGCCCGGCCTCCCGCGCGGGCATGCAGGCCGTCGCCGACAGCCAGGGCCGCCTCGCCCCCGCCGCCCGACGCGGACTTGCCCATCTCGCCCGCATGGCCGGCGACTTCCCCACCGCCCTCACCACCGCCCACACCCTGGGCTGGGAAGGCCGCCACCACCGCGTCCAAGGCGACACCTGGTGGCCCCACGGCGACATGGACCGCGCCGCCGCCGCGTACGCCGCCGCACGCGACGAAGCCGAACACCACGGTGTCACCGGTGAGCGCGGCAACAGCCAGGCCCACCGCGCCTTCGCCCTGGCCTTCACCGACCCGGCCGTCGCCGACAGCGAGCTCGCCCTCGCTGAGCAGCTTCTGGCCGGTGTGGATCTACGCGCCACCACCCTGATCACCCATATCGCGGCGCTCGCCCGCGACGCCGGCCGCACCGACGCCGACATCGACGACCGCGCCCAGGTGCTGCGCGCTGAGATCCGTACAGCGGGCGTGACATACACCGAGCTCGCCCTGGACCTCACCCTCGCCTTCCACCACGCCGTCCGCAACGACCAGGACCAGGTGGCCACGACGATCGCCTGGCTGCGCGAGAACACCCGCAGCGGCGCCTTCCCTTACTACAGCGAGATCGCCGCCTTCATGGCCGGCCTGCCCCTGCCCCAGGCCTCCAGCACTCGGTGGATCGACGACGAACCGGCCACCCGCCAGCGCTGGCACGCCCTGGTCACCAACCGCCGACAGCACCTCCACACCCAGCGATAG
- a CDS encoding YdeI/OmpD-associated family protein has protein sequence MTIGRVWFAAGVTQDLEIVAFESAEAFQAWLGQNHAVSPGIWLKLRKKGPGIAALDYTQALDVALCYGWIDGQKAKFDDQWWLQRFTPRKPRSKWSKANRDKVAALIEQGRMHPPGQAEVDRAKADGRWEAAYDGAKTATVPDDLTAALTADPAAAEFFETLDRQNRYAILYRIQDAKKAETRARRIEKYVAMLAKGEKLHP, from the coding sequence ATGACAATCGGCCGGGTGTGGTTCGCTGCTGGGGTGACTCAGGACTTGGAGATCGTCGCATTCGAATCCGCCGAGGCATTCCAGGCATGGCTCGGCCAGAACCACGCCGTTTCACCCGGCATCTGGCTCAAGCTTCGCAAGAAGGGCCCCGGTATCGCCGCGCTGGACTACACCCAGGCGCTCGACGTGGCACTCTGCTACGGCTGGATCGACGGCCAGAAGGCAAAGTTCGACGACCAGTGGTGGCTCCAGCGGTTCACCCCGCGCAAGCCGCGCAGCAAGTGGTCCAAGGCCAACCGGGACAAGGTGGCCGCCCTGATCGAGCAGGGCCGGATGCATCCGCCGGGACAGGCCGAGGTGGACCGCGCCAAGGCAGACGGCCGCTGGGAAGCGGCCTACGACGGCGCGAAGACCGCCACGGTGCCGGACGACCTCACGGCGGCCCTGACCGCCGACCCGGCCGCGGCGGAGTTCTTCGAGACACTGGACCGGCAGAACCGCTACGCGATCCTGTACCGGATCCAAGACGCCAAGAAGGCCGAGACCCGGGCGCGCCGGATCGAAAAGTACGTAGCGATGCTGGCGAAGGGCGAGAAGCTGCACCCGTAG
- a CDS encoding VOC family protein — translation MSITLNHTIVPAVDNEAAARFFASVMGLDYRGADRHFAPVQVNDSLTLDFMSVENPVGHHLAFDVDPSSFDSILDRLRTAGVPYGNDPSEPDNGRIDHPLCPRGLYFTDDAGNLYEVMSPR, via the coding sequence ATGTCCATCACGCTGAACCACACCATCGTTCCAGCCGTCGACAACGAGGCGGCAGCACGCTTCTTCGCCTCCGTCATGGGACTGGACTATCGAGGTGCAGATCGGCATTTCGCGCCGGTGCAGGTCAACGATTCTCTGACGCTGGACTTCATGTCCGTCGAGAATCCGGTCGGCCATCACCTGGCCTTCGACGTGGACCCGTCGTCCTTCGACTCGATCCTCGACCGGCTCCGAACCGCCGGGGTGCCCTATGGCAACGATCCCAGCGAGCCCGACAACGGTCGGATCGACCACCCGTTGTGCCCTCGTGGCCTGTACTTCACCGATGACGCGGGGAACCTCTACGAAGTCATGTCCCCCAGGTAG
- a CDS encoding TetR/AcrR family transcriptional regulator translates to MDPDSRREMIVRAALPLVIEHGSAVTTRQIAQAAGIGEGTIFRVFADKEELLDACVTEALSPAHALDELALVSMEQPLVARLTEAASALHAHLDRVGAVVGALHATGGRGRSGRPSSSEAPPDRAAGSLPVREALAELFEPERESLRLPPEQAALIFLGLLFVGNGRPPVGGESADSSTQLGVHDLIHVFLHGVLSQPVEN, encoded by the coding sequence ATGGACCCCGACAGCCGCCGGGAAATGATCGTTCGTGCTGCGCTTCCCCTCGTGATCGAGCACGGCAGCGCGGTAACGACGCGCCAGATCGCTCAGGCCGCAGGCATCGGGGAGGGCACGATCTTCCGCGTCTTCGCGGACAAGGAGGAGCTCCTGGACGCATGCGTGACGGAGGCTCTCAGCCCGGCCCATGCCCTCGATGAACTCGCTTTGGTGTCCATGGAGCAGCCGCTCGTTGCCCGGCTGACCGAGGCTGCCTCTGCGCTGCATGCCCACTTGGACCGGGTCGGCGCGGTGGTCGGTGCGCTTCATGCGACGGGAGGGCGGGGACGAAGTGGCCGTCCCAGCAGCTCAGAGGCGCCGCCTGATCGTGCGGCCGGCTCCCTGCCCGTACGAGAGGCGCTGGCCGAACTCTTCGAACCTGAACGGGAGTCGCTGCGGTTGCCTCCCGAGCAGGCAGCACTGATCTTCCTGGGTCTGCTGTTCGTCGGGAATGGCAGGCCGCCGGTAGGAGGCGAGTCAGCGGATTCGTCGACGCAGTTGGGAGTGCACGACCTCATCCACGTCTTCCTGCACGGCGTCCTGTCCCAGCCGGTCGAGAACTGA
- a CDS encoding nuclear transport factor 2 family protein has translation MDTARNKKLLEDIFDQMARGNSRAMSEAMAEDFRWIFPGNWSWAGSWEPKSVAVGGLLRPLMAQFEGEYRSEADLILADGDRVVVQARGYATTKRGEPYHQTYCYIFRVADGRLTEVTEYCDTALVERVLDRPAG, from the coding sequence ATGGATACTGCACGCAACAAGAAACTCCTCGAGGACATCTTCGACCAGATGGCCCGGGGAAACTCCCGTGCGATGAGCGAGGCGATGGCCGAGGACTTCCGGTGGATATTTCCAGGGAACTGGTCATGGGCCGGTAGTTGGGAACCCAAGTCAGTCGCGGTGGGCGGGCTGCTGCGACCACTGATGGCGCAATTCGAGGGCGAATACCGTAGCGAGGCAGACCTCATTCTTGCCGACGGCGACCGCGTCGTGGTCCAAGCCCGCGGATACGCCACCACCAAACGGGGAGAGCCCTACCACCAGACGTACTGTTACATCTTCCGGGTCGCCGACGGGCGTCTTACCGAGGTGACCGAATACTGCGACACGGCGCTAGTCGAACGGGTCCTCGACCGCCCCGCCGGTTAG
- a CDS encoding LysR family transcriptional regulator, translating to MSDFTVVGLRVVREAARYGSFSMAAERLGYTQSAISRQIALMEQAAGQALFERRARGVQPTDAGWIVVRHADKVLGELHAARQDLEDLGTHPPGRLRVGAFSTAMAALVPRAIAALIRREPQVRVPLREGTTAALVTAVARGRLDLAVVTPSESLPEGVEATLILDDPLFVAVAPEHPFAGQASVTTAMLRHERWIAGSAEPGSTLLGTWADSSWQPNIAFVARDWVAKLGLVSAELGITVVPGLAVPALPPTIGVVRIDHPAAVRATAVVHRSGIPDDRRQRGFTETLRDAAAQLSAEVRHRPRPGRTAH from the coding sequence ATGAGTGATTTCACGGTCGTGGGTCTGCGCGTGGTCCGAGAGGCGGCTCGCTACGGCTCCTTCTCGATGGCGGCCGAGCGGCTGGGCTACACGCAATCGGCCATCTCTCGCCAGATCGCGCTCATGGAGCAGGCGGCTGGTCAGGCACTGTTTGAACGCCGGGCCCGGGGCGTACAGCCGACCGACGCCGGCTGGATCGTCGTCCGGCATGCCGACAAGGTCCTCGGTGAGCTCCACGCCGCCCGGCAAGATCTCGAAGATCTTGGCACGCACCCGCCTGGCCGTTTGCGTGTCGGAGCGTTCTCCACCGCCATGGCTGCGTTGGTGCCTCGGGCTATCGCCGCCCTCATCAGGCGGGAACCACAGGTGCGGGTGCCGCTGCGCGAAGGGACAACTGCTGCCCTTGTGACCGCTGTTGCCCGAGGACGACTCGATCTCGCCGTGGTGACCCCATCCGAGTCCCTGCCCGAGGGCGTGGAGGCGACCCTAATACTCGACGATCCACTGTTCGTGGCGGTCGCGCCGGAACACCCCTTCGCCGGCCAGGCAAGCGTCACCACCGCAATGCTCAGACACGAACGGTGGATCGCCGGCAGCGCCGAGCCGGGCTCAACCCTCCTCGGCACGTGGGCCGATTCCTCGTGGCAACCGAACATCGCGTTCGTCGCCCGCGACTGGGTCGCCAAACTTGGTCTCGTCTCCGCCGAACTTGGCATCACCGTCGTTCCCGGCCTCGCCGTGCCGGCACTACCCCCTACCATCGGCGTCGTACGCATCGACCATCCCGCCGCGGTACGCGCCACCGCCGTGGTACATCGTTCGGGCATCCCAGACGACCGCCGTCAGCGAGGCTTCACCGAGACGCTGCGGGACGCTGCGGCCCAACTGTCGGCCGAGGTCCGACACCGGCCACGCCCGGGCCGCACAGCTCACTGA
- a CDS encoding IS4-like element ISSav1 family transposase encodes MPVQCSTVTLTSSITVADGIFAPGHLGELTQQLPFELVDDVLERAGGAQHRLRLLPSRVGVYFVLALALFPQLGYVRVWDKLTAGLRGILHRRPSEKALREVRRRLGVAPLRLLFETLAGPVAQPITPGVRYRCWRTVAFDGCSSTKAPDRPRVCAWLGKHKHRYGTDGYPMLKIMVLCETGTRALLGAVFGPTPEKETGYAEQLLPLLDGGMLLLNDRGFDSDDFLAKAAATGAQLLVRLKGTRTPARWALLPDGSFLTRINGTRLRVIDAHIAVTTAKGLRLEGHYRLATTLTDHRRYPAVELVELYHERWEIESAFYSLRHTLQCGLVLRSQDVAGIQQELWAHLTVYQALRRAMVEAVETLPGTDPDRASFTVALETAKEQLITAANVLPDAGPGRITSALLHDLLPPRQARVNPRRVKCPISRYAAPPDQAQAFGASRITSIAVTVHSSAGTGSDGRRDHTLQLLRTNPLRTWRACEIARGIGLDDARGLRAELGRWVREGILRRTGRGIYTLEPEWITPDLHHPSVPPHLTTADRP; translated from the coding sequence TTGCCCGTTCAGTGTTCCACCGTCACGCTCACGTCGTCCATCACCGTCGCCGACGGCATCTTCGCTCCGGGGCATCTTGGCGAGCTGACCCAGCAGTTACCCTTCGAACTCGTCGATGACGTGCTGGAACGCGCCGGCGGCGCCCAGCACAGGCTGCGGCTGCTGCCGTCGAGGGTGGGCGTGTACTTCGTGCTGGCACTGGCCCTCTTCCCGCAGCTGGGGTACGTGCGCGTGTGGGACAAGCTCACCGCCGGGCTGCGCGGGATTCTTCACCGGCGCCCTTCGGAGAAGGCGTTGCGGGAGGTTCGCCGGAGGCTGGGCGTCGCGCCGCTTCGGTTGCTGTTCGAAACGCTGGCCGGCCCTGTGGCACAGCCGATCACACCCGGGGTGCGATACCGGTGCTGGCGCACGGTCGCCTTCGACGGGTGCAGCTCCACCAAGGCCCCTGACCGGCCGCGAGTCTGTGCGTGGCTGGGCAAGCACAAGCACCGCTACGGCACCGACGGATACCCAATGCTGAAGATCATGGTGCTGTGCGAGACCGGGACTCGGGCCCTGCTCGGCGCGGTCTTCGGACCGACGCCAGAGAAGGAGACCGGCTACGCCGAGCAACTGCTACCGCTGCTGGACGGCGGCATGCTGCTGCTCAACGACCGGGGCTTCGACTCCGACGACTTCCTCGCGAAGGCTGCGGCCACCGGCGCACAGCTGCTGGTGCGGCTCAAGGGAACCCGGACCCCCGCCCGCTGGGCGCTACTGCCGGACGGGTCGTTCCTGACCAGGATCAACGGGACCCGGCTGAGGGTCATCGACGCGCACATCGCGGTGACGACCGCCAAAGGGCTGCGGCTGGAAGGCCACTACCGGCTGGCCACCACGCTGACCGATCACCGCCGCTACCCCGCCGTCGAGCTGGTGGAGCTCTACCACGAGCGATGGGAGATCGAATCGGCGTTCTACTCGCTCCGCCACACTTTGCAGTGCGGCCTGGTGCTGCGCTCCCAGGACGTGGCCGGGATCCAGCAGGAGCTATGGGCTCATCTGACCGTCTACCAGGCACTGCGCCGGGCGATGGTCGAGGCCGTCGAGACGCTTCCCGGCACGGATCCGGACAGGGCTTCCTTCACCGTCGCCCTGGAGACCGCCAAGGAACAGCTCATCACCGCGGCCAATGTGCTGCCAGACGCCGGACCAGGGCGCATCACATCGGCCCTGCTGCACGATCTACTCCCACCCCGCCAGGCCCGCGTCAACCCGCGCCGCGTCAAGTGCCCGATCTCCCGCTACGCCGCCCCGCCCGACCAGGCCCAAGCCTTCGGGGCCTCCAGGATCACCAGCATCGCCGTCACCGTGCACTCGTCCGCCGGCACCGGCTCTGACGGGCGTCGCGACCACACGCTGCAACTCCTGCGCACCAACCCTCTCCGCACCTGGCGCGCATGCGAAATCGCCCGCGGTATCGGACTGGACGACGCTCGAGGACTACGCGCGGAACTGGGGCGCTGGGTCCGCGAAGGAATCCTTCGCCGCACCGGGCGAGGCATCTACACCCTCGAACCCGAGTGGATCACACCCGACCTCCACCACCCCTCGGTCCCGCCCCATTTGACAACCGCGGATCGGCCTTAA
- a CDS encoding transposase, with protein MELRERAVRMYRTADPKPQIKKLAVDLGVHPEALRGWIRQAEADAGERDDRLTTDERAELAALRKENAQLKRANEVLRTASAFFAAQLDPTRPR; from the coding sequence CTGGAGTTGCGTGAGCGTGCGGTGCGGATGTACCGCACCGCGGACCCGAAGCCCCAGATCAAGAAGCTCGCCGTCGACCTCGGCGTCCACCCCGAGGCCCTGCGCGGATGGATCCGCCAGGCCGAGGCCGATGCCGGCGAGCGTGACGACCGGCTCACCACCGACGAACGCGCCGAGCTCGCCGCGCTGCGCAAGGAGAACGCCCAGCTCAAGCGGGCGAACGAGGTACTGCGGACAGCCTCGGCTTTTTTCGCGGCCCAGCTCGACCCGACCCGGCCCAGGTGA
- a CDS encoding IS3 family transposase — protein sequence MTALLDEHPHLGVECVLRELHLASSTYYRWRHAEREPCERRRRDAELTEQIKQIHTDSGGIYGSPRVHAVLKREGVHVGRKRVERLMREADIAGISPRRKGFTRRDPKATLAPDLVERDFTAPAPNRLWVTDLTMISTGEGPLWLSAIRDAFSRRVVAWETSARADADLVLTTLEYALASREVEPGQLVHHADHGCQYTSVKLTTRLVRAGVEASMGSVGDSYDNALAENLWMLIKTECIRGRTFTTRAEANLALFEYIDGFYNSRRIQKRLGYLSPVEFEEKHYADQATAERTNLKPRQPALAS from the coding sequence GTGACCGCGCTCCTCGACGAGCACCCGCACCTGGGGGTCGAGTGCGTACTTCGGGAACTGCACCTCGCCTCCTCCACGTACTACCGCTGGCGCCACGCAGAGCGCGAGCCGTGCGAACGTCGGCGCCGGGACGCGGAACTCACCGAGCAGATCAAGCAGATCCACACGGACTCCGGCGGGATCTACGGCTCACCGCGCGTGCACGCCGTCTTGAAGCGTGAGGGTGTGCACGTGGGCCGCAAACGGGTCGAGCGCCTTATGCGCGAGGCCGACATCGCGGGCATCAGCCCGCGCCGAAAGGGCTTCACGCGCCGGGATCCCAAGGCCACGCTCGCCCCGGACCTGGTCGAGCGCGACTTCACCGCACCCGCCCCGAACCGGCTGTGGGTCACCGACCTCACGATGATCTCGACCGGTGAGGGACCCTTGTGGCTCTCGGCGATCCGGGACGCGTTCTCCCGGAGAGTGGTGGCCTGGGAGACCTCCGCCCGCGCGGACGCGGACCTGGTCCTCACCACACTGGAGTACGCCCTGGCCAGCCGAGAGGTCGAGCCCGGACAACTCGTGCACCATGCCGATCACGGCTGTCAGTACACATCCGTGAAGCTGACAACTCGCCTTGTGAGAGCGGGAGTTGAGGCATCTATGGGCTCGGTCGGGGATTCGTACGATAACGCCCTCGCGGAGAACCTTTGGATGCTCATCAAAACCGAGTGCATCCGTGGGCGCACCTTCACCACCCGCGCCGAGGCCAACCTCGCGCTCTTCGAGTACATCGACGGCTTCTATAACTCCCGGCGCATCCAGAAGCGGCTCGGCTACCTCAGCCCCGTCGAGTTCGAGGAGAAGCACTACGCCGACCAGGCAACGGCCGAACGAACGAACCTGAAACCCCGTCAACCCGCCCTGGCCAGCTGA
- a CDS encoding pentapeptide repeat-containing protein, with protein sequence MPDPRTHSGDLAQRPNWTAHQTITHSLRSLTATTPLGLIHLEKADLMGANLAGTSLTGATLTDLGVIASGLVRPGDRARLGW encoded by the coding sequence GTGCCGGATCCTCGCACTCACAGCGGCGATCTGGCACAACGACCAAACTGGACAGCCCATCAAACGATCACTCACAGCCTACGATCACTGACCGCAACAACACCCCTTGGACTCATTCATCTAGAGAAGGCAGATCTTATGGGGGCGAATCTCGCGGGGACGAGCCTCACCGGTGCGACGCTTACTGACCTTGGCGTTATAGCGTCTGGTCTCGTCAGACCTGGTGACAGGGCCCGTCTTGGCTGGTAG
- a CDS encoding IS982 family transposase, whose amino-acid sequence MTNNLDTLATALYARIDDELKASPWLAPWRPAIGITPTLSDAELITLAVMSALLGYTSERRWLRRVGRDFGHLFPYVPQQSGYNKRLRAAFSLLTSMIRIVARDTSLWSDDVWLVDSTPVGCGCSRETAKRSDLAGWAQYGYCASHSRYFWGLRLHLVCTLGGLPVLFALTGADERETLRDMLDTAPDVLAAHPGQTIIGDKNYFGREFERGLAERHLKLLRPARKGEAEPTGSHLFKPLRQVIESINQTFKGQLNLERHGGKSPAGVSARVLCRILALTAAIWHNDQTGQPIKRSLTAYDH is encoded by the coding sequence GTGACTAACAACCTGGACACCCTCGCAACGGCACTCTATGCCCGGATTGACGACGAGTTGAAGGCTTCACCGTGGCTGGCGCCGTGGCGGCCTGCCATCGGAATCACGCCCACACTCAGTGACGCCGAGCTGATCACGCTCGCGGTCATGTCGGCGCTGCTCGGATACACCTCTGAGCGGCGCTGGCTTCGCCGCGTCGGGCGGGACTTCGGCCACCTGTTTCCCTACGTGCCCCAGCAGTCCGGCTACAACAAGCGGCTGCGCGCCGCGTTCTCACTGCTCACCAGCATGATCCGGATCGTGGCCCGCGATACCTCACTGTGGAGCGACGATGTGTGGCTGGTCGACTCCACACCGGTCGGCTGCGGTTGCTCCCGTGAGACGGCCAAACGCTCGGACCTGGCAGGCTGGGCCCAGTACGGCTACTGCGCATCACACTCGCGATACTTCTGGGGGCTGCGTCTGCACCTGGTGTGCACACTCGGCGGGCTGCCGGTCCTGTTCGCACTCACCGGGGCGGACGAGCGCGAAACACTGCGCGACATGCTCGATACCGCGCCAGACGTCCTCGCCGCTCACCCCGGGCAGACGATCATCGGGGACAAGAACTACTTCGGCCGCGAGTTCGAGCGCGGCCTTGCCGAGCGTCACCTGAAGTTGCTGCGGCCAGCCCGCAAGGGGGAAGCCGAGCCGACCGGGTCACACCTGTTCAAACCGCTGCGGCAGGTCATCGAGTCGATCAATCAGACCTTCAAGGGGCAGCTCAACCTGGAACGACACGGCGGCAAGAGCCCTGCAGGAGTGTCAGCCCGGGTCTTGTGCCGGATCCTCGCACTCACAGCGGCGATCTGGCACAACGACCAAACTGGACAGCCCATCAAACGATCACTCACAGCCTACGATCACTGA